The genomic stretch GTCCCTCTTTGTCTTAGCCAGTGGACATCAAGCATGCTTCATCTTCAAGCCCACTTTAATTTCTCATGGAGAAGGCTCCCTGACTCCCCCATCCTCCCCAATCCACTCAGCAAACTTGCATTTCTTGTACCGCACCAGGCTCTGAGCCTGGGGGTGGACTTGTATATGAACTTCCCTCTGCCCTCAGTGGGAGCCCAGTGTGATCAGGTGAAGTCTGTATGCTGCTTTGATAAATCTGGTGATGGGGTGCCTTAGAGGAGTGGGAAACTGTTTTAAGAGTGCATGGGTGTTTGACAAGTAGGCAGCCAAACAGGATGGAAAGAACATCCTGAAAGGAGGAAACAGCATGTGTGAACATCCTCAGCTGAGGCAGAGGGAGCCTAGTTCTTATTGTGACCAAAGCCCTGTGATGCCTGGACCTAAATTAAGTTAGGTGCATATGTGTCTTATCTCTCTTATAGACCACATACTTCTTGCGGATAGGGTCAGAATTTTACTCACTTCTGTCACCTTCATAGTACCCCACATTCAGGCCCCACTACAGGACAGGGTCTCTGAGCGACTGCTCTGTCCCAAGACTAGGGCCAGTCGCTTCACACCTATTATCTCATTAATTCCACAAGAGGCTTGCCAGGAAGTTACTCAGCTTGATCCCATTTTACACTTGAGGCATATGAAGCTCAGAACATTTGGGTCATTTTGTTTACTAGTACCAAgacaacacactggtcatagcaaacaccctattccaacaacacaagagaagactctgcacatggacatcaccagatggtcaacaccgaaatcagattgattatattctttgcagccaaagatggagaagctctatacagttagcaaaaacaagaccgggagctgactgtggctcagatcatgaactccttattgccaaattcagacttaaattgaagaaagtagggaaaaccactagaccattcaggtatgacctaaatcaaattccttataatcatatacagtggaagtgagaaatagatttaagggactagatctgatagatggagtgcctaatgtactatggacagaggttcgtgacattgtacaggagacagggatcaagaccatccccatggaaaagaaatgcaaaaaagcaaaatggctgtctgaggaggccttacaaatagctgtgaaaagaagggaagcgaaaagcaaaggagaaaaggaaagatataaacatctgaatgcagagttccaaagaatagcaaggagacataagaaagccttcctcagcgatcaatgcaaagaaatagaggaaaacaacagaatgggaaagactagagatcttttcaagaaaattagagataccaagggaacatttcatgcaaagatgggctcaataaaggacagaaatggtatgtattaagaggtggcaagaatacacagaagaactgtacaaaaatgatcttcacgaccaagataatcacgagggtgtgatcactgacctagagccagacatcctggaatgtgaagtcaagtgggccttagaaagcattactaggaacaaacctagtggaggtgatggaattacagtttagctatttcaagtcctgaaagatgatgctgtgaaagtgctgcactcagtatgccagcaaatttggaacactcagcagtggccacaggactggaaaaggtcagttttcattccagtcccaaagaaaggcaatgccaaagaatactcaaactaccgcacaattgcactcatctcacacgctagtaaagtaatgctcaaaattctccaagccaggcttcagcaatatgtgaaccgtgaacttcctgatgttcaagctggttttagaaaaggcagaggaaccagagatcaaattgccaacatctgctggatcatggaaaaagcaagagagttccagaaaaacatctatttctgctttattgactatgccaaagcctttgactgtgtggatcacaataaactgtggaaaattctgaaagagatgggaataccagaccacctgacctgcctcttgagaaacctgtgtatgcaggtgaggaagcaacagttagaactggacatggaacaacagactggttccaaataggaaaaggagtacatcaaggctgtatattgtcaacctgcttatttaacttatatgcagagtacattatgagaaatgctgggctggaagaagcacaagctggaatgaagattgccgggagaaatatcaataacctcagatatgcagatgacactacccttatagcagaaagtgaagaggaactaaaaagcctcttgaggaaagtgaaagaggagagtgaaaaagttggcttaaagctcaactttcagaaaatgaagatcatggcatctggtcccatcacttcatgggaaatagaagctcaactttcagaaaatgaagatcatggcatctggtcccatcacttcatgggaaatagatggggaaacagtgtcaaactttgttttttggggctccaaaatcactgcagatggtgattgcagccatgaaattaaaagacgcttactccttggaaggaaagtaatgaccaacctagatagcatattcaaaagcagagacattactctgccaacaaaggtccgtctagtcaaggctatggtttttgcagtggtcatgtatggatgtgagagttggactgtgaagaaagctgagtgctgaagaaattgatggttttggactgtggtgttggagaagactcttgagagtcccttggactgcaaggagatccaaccagtccattctaaaggagttcagtcctgggtgttcattggaaggactgatgctaaagctgaaagtccagtactttggccacctcatgcaaagagttgactcattggaaaagactctgatgctgggagggattgggggcaggaggagaaggggacgacagagggtgagatagctggatggcatcaccgactcgatggacataagtttgagtgaactccgggagttggtgatggacagggaggcctggcatgctgtgattcatggggtcgcaaagagttggacatgactgagcgactgaactgaactaaacagaacTGGGCTTAGAGCCCAGttattttcccttccctttccctcttttttcacCTCATAAAGGCCATAATGACTCCTGAGAGTCATGAAACTGAATTCTGTAGTTGAATCTGTCATGGACTGACTTCTGGGTGACCTTGGTCAAATCACAAACTCCccgagcctcagtgtcctcatgtgAAGAGCGAAGAGTGGTGTGTGTGGAATCAATGGTGCTTAAGGCCGCTTATCTACACAAGATGCCTGTGGTTCTGTCCCTCTCACCTGTACTCTTGTTCttaaagactgtcctttcctgcCTCTTTTTTCATGACCATATTCCAGCGTACAAAGCCAAGAATTCTCCGTTCCTTAGGGTAGCGGTAGGTAAGGGAGGttccctggcccccagcccttCACCCGCAAGGATGTTCTGATTCAGAACTCTTCTTTGGTGGCAGCTCTGACTCCAGCCTCTCCTTCTGTCCCCACAGCTGACCAGGTATATGGAGACCAGGACATGCATGAGGTTGTTCGAAAGCACTGCATGGACTATCTGGTGAGACCTTGCAGAGACCTTGGGGTAAGGGCAGAATGGAGGATCTCTTCTCCACATAGACATTGATCCTCTGATCTTTTCTGCAGATGAAGAATGCTGACTACTTCTCCAACTATGTCACAGAGGACTTTACCACCTACATCAACCGGAAGCGGAAAAACAACTGCCATGGCAACCACATTGAGATGCAGGCCATGGCAGAGATGTACAACCGGCCCGTGGAGGTGTACCAGTACAGCACAGGTACTTCTGTGGTGGGTAGGTGAGCAGTTGATCACTTGTGGTCTGAGCCTGTTCCACCCAGCCCACTGTGAATCCTGTCTCCTCTTTCTCTGCAGAACCCATTAATACATTCCATGGGATCCATCAAAATGAGGATGAACCCATTCGTGTCAGCTACCATAGGAATATCCACTACAACTCAGTAGTGAATCCTAACAAGGCCACCATTGGCGTGGGACTGGGCCTGCCATCATTCAAACCGGGGGTAAGCAGGTCCCTGTGCCTAGAATGGATACTGGAGATAGACCAGAAGACCAGAAATCTCATGCTGGGGCCTCAATTTTGCCCCTTGCCCACAAAAGTGTCctgttaacctctctgagtcgcCCCTAAGGTCTCACCTCTGAAATTAGGAAGTTATCCAAGGTGATCCCTCAGGGCTCATTTTGTGGTCTCAGTTTGCCTGTTTGAGCTGGTTCACCTATCTTTTGTGCCTGTTGAGAGTTGGCATTTTGAGATATGGAGTCAAACTTGGGAACCGTGAACCAGGGCTCAGTCTATGTGTCTTGGTACCCGCATGGATCCTCCTCCAAACCCCAGCACAAGTAGACAGCTGTGGTCACAGAGACTTGGAATGTAGGCCTGGCCCCACCACTTGCTGGCCTTGGTATCTAAGTCAGGTTGTACAAGTGATTTCACTGGCAGCTTGGGTGATACAGAAAGTGCCTAACACTGGGCCTGGTACCTATTAGGTGCTCAGGAGAGGGCAGTAGATTTTCTTAGCACACACTGACAGATTTTCATTCTCTGTCTCAAACACTTGTCTGTTGGGGATTTTGCTATCTTCTATTGAGGTTTCACTTCCTACAAAAGTACTCCTGCCTCATTTTAGGAAACACACCCTAACACCAACACACCCTCCAACATAGaggttttttgatgtggaccattttaaaaatctttattgaatttgttagaatattgcttctgttttatgtttcagtttttttggctcataggcatgtgagatcttagctccccaaccagggatcaaacctataccccctgcattagaaggtgaaatcttaaccactggaccaccaaaagTCCCCATAGAggttttttggtttcattttattaaataaaccTTTAATctcagaacagttttagattcatGTAATTATTGTGATTAGAGAAATCCTGTATACTCTACTGTGATTAACATATTAGCATAATATgtttgtcacaattaatgaaccaatattgatatatTAACTAAAGACCATACTTTGTTCAAATTACCTcagtttttgggcttcccaggtggctcagtggtaaagaatccacctgccaatgcaggatacacaggtttgatccctgggtgcagaagatgccctggagaagtaaatggcaacccattccagtattcttgcctgggaaattccatgcacagaagagcctggagggctacagtccatggggtcgcaaaagagtcggacacaaaagtgaccaaacaacaacagtagATGATACCTTCAGAAAgggataaaacaaaaacagattacTTCAGTTTATCCCCAATGATCTtatctgttccaggatcccatccaggatactgtattacatttagttgtcatgtctcctttGGCTCCTCctggctgtgacagtttctccgAATTTCTTTGTTTTCGATCTGTTTACAGACTCTATgaccttttctagaatgtcatataattggaatcatacagtatatagttTTTTCAATGGCTTCTTTTAGGTAACACTGTGCATTTAACAGTCACTCCTGACTTTTAGTGGTTTGACCacttgtgtcttttctttttccttttgttacaaCTGAGTGccctaagtttttttttaatagatttaattatttagaatagttttagatttacagaaaaattaagataGTGCAGAGTTCCCACATACCTTCCTCCCTTTTGCACAGTTTCCCTATTATTCACACATCAGATGACTGTAATACATTTGTTATATGAACCAGTATTGATACATTGTTATTAACTAAAAGTCGTCATACCTCTTTATTCTCCTTTGTCTTTGATGGTTTCTCACATTTTCATGTTTTTGGTGACCTTGGCAGTTTTGAAGAGTACTAGTCatgtatatttggagaaggcaatggcaccccactccagtactcttgcctggaaaatcccatggacggaggagcctggtaggctgcagtccatcgggttgctaagagttggacacaactgagcgacttccctttcacttttcactttcatgcattggagaaggaaatggcaacccactccagtgttcttgcctggagaatcccaaggacgggggagcctggtgggctgccgtctatggggtcgcacagagtcagactctactgaagtgacttagcagcagcagcagtcatgtaTATTGTAGGATGTTTCTCTTTTGGAATTTGTCTGATGTATTTCTCATGAGACTTGAGGTTATGGGTTTTAGAGAGGGGGGTCACAGTGGTAATGTGGCATTCTTATCACATCATATCAACAGTATGTAACGTGAACATGATTTGTAactgttgatgttgaccttgatcatcTGGCAGAAGTAGTTTTATCAagttttctccactgtaaaattACTCTTTCCCTACCTCCACTCCCTTTTCCATGTTATACTGTGTGGAAGGAAGTCATTTATACTCCAAACTTAAGAAGTAGGGATTAgggggactttcctagtggtccagtggctaagactccaccttcccaatgcagggggcccatgttcgatccctggtcagggaactagatcccacatggtgcaacaaaaaaaacccagtgcagccaaataaatagataaattaaaaaaaaaagaagtagggattagggaatttcctggtggacTAGTcattaggactccacactttcactgccaaaggcctGGGTGCAGTGCAGTGcagtgaaaaaatacaaataaaaggtgAAGGTTATACTCCATCTCTTTGAGGGCAGagtatctacataaattatttgaaattcttctgcAAGGGAGATTTATCtcattctccatttatttatttagtcatttatttatatcattgtGGATGATggatatttatttaatacttttatactttgggttataatccagtactatttttattttgatgcccAAGTTTTTCCAGTTTTGGCTATTGGGAGTTCTTTTAGTTGGTTCCTGCATCTCTTTGAAATATCCCCATCATTGTGGTAGTGTTTGTGAGGAGGTGTtttttggcttgtttgttttcatttttatttttcattttcatttttattttgaatatttaactTTCTGGCACTACAAGGTGCTAGAGGCTCATCTTGTATATTCCTTGTCCCATTTCTAGaaccagccatttctccaagaagccttagttccttttattggagaatgttgtattagaaaccaagatctgggtacTGAGTATGCTCTTTGCTATTGGGGTATCCTTGATTTAGGCCCTTTCAGCTGATAGagcaagaaaatatatatataaactaacctgtgtgtatgcacatgtctAGAAATATTTCTGTAACCATCTGTATCTGAATGACACTATGGTTCTTACTGATACCTTTAACTGAGGGGcaccttgttttaatttgcaattcctaatgacaaatgatgttgagtgtcttttcatgtgcctatttaCTCTATCTTCTTTGATGAAGTTGTGTGTCTAGacttttttgcccatttttaattggcttATTCTAACagcattttgcattctttttggACTGTTATCCATgggtaaaaaattatattttacaccATTAGTGTACACACACGTTGGTGtatggtgtgtatatgtgcattaaAATAAGTTTTCACTGAATGAAATTTACTTTTATTCCGTGGGATAGGCACTGATACTTttcattattcctttttaaaaaatctgttatgtCTCACAGCCTGACACTCTCATACGGTGTTCCACAACTCATAGTACCCCACACCATGCTGACACTGTCCTCTTGTCTACTTAAATGCCCCAATACTCAAATCTACCCTGTGCACACAGGACTCAACTTCTTAGGTGATCTTTTCTCCTTGTCCCATCTGGGCATAGGTGAAGAAGGCCTCAACAACTGAGTCATCAATTGGTGAGGTGTCTTTAAATTCTAACCCTGGCTGGAGGGCACCTGACTGCCCCAGACTTAGTACATCAGTTGAGGTATCTTGGGGGTGGCAGTAGGACTTCTGAATATAGGAATTTGAAATGACAAGTCCCCCAACCCAAGCCTGCCTTCCCCTAGTCCCTGATGAATAGGCAGCCTGTCTAGGGGGGTGCTTAGTAAGAGTATCCGCCTTCCTGCCTCTCTTCTGAGCCTGTGAGCCCACCTCCCTGAGTCACTTCTGGCTCTTGGCCAGAGTTCAGAGTGTCGCCTCACATCCCTGTTCCTCTCCCACTCCTTGTAGTTTGCAGAGCAGTCCCTGATGAAGAATGCCATAAAAACATCAGAGGAATCATGGATTGAACAGCAGATGCTGGAAGACAAGAAGCGGGCCACAGATTGGGAGGCCACAAATGAGGCCATTGAGGAGCAGGTGGCCCGGGAATCCTACTTGCAGTGGCTGCGGGATCAAGAAAAACAGGCTCGCCAAGTCCGTGGCCCCAGCCAGGTGGGTCCTGGGGTCTGTCACTAGCCCGGCGAAGAACATGTTACTTCCATGTTCTGTCCCCAAACAGGCAGAAACAAACTAAGCGATTCTGACATGTGGGAGAGAAGGAAGATCCTAGCCTTTTCTGTACCTCATCTTGGCCTTAGTCTTGGCATTGTGCCTTAGAACTCTCAACACCTGTGCAGaataagctctttttttttaaggagtgagGGAGGGCAGCCACTGGTGGTGAAATGCCAGATTCACGGATAGTCTCAGAGGGACAAGCTTTTGCTGAATGTTCTTGTGTGCCAGACTCTGCTGAGCATGTAAAATCAGGTCCTGCACGTTCCACCCTCAGTGATCCTGTCTTTTGATGGGGAGACACATGCATCAGTGGAGCCCTTGACTCTGACTGGAAGACCAGTAGAGGTGGGGGATCTGGTCAGTCTTCACATAAAAAGGTTGAATTTTTAGGGCAGGGAGTGAGGCAGGGCAGCCAGGTATTTGAGGAGTCACAAGGAGTTTATAGAGTGATTAATAGATGTtggcaagagctgactcattcgttgaacaagtatttatttcaggtctatgccaggcactgttcttagTGTATAGGAGTACACTGGTGAGCTGGGCAGTCCCAGGTCTGTCTTTGTGGTGCTTCCATTTATGCAGAGTGGAACGACATAAACATAATGAATAAATCAGTTGAGAGGTGGTATGGATGAAAGATGTAGAGCAGGGTAAAGGGGATGAGTAGGACTGAGTAGGGCTGGAAGTTCACAGTATTAAATAGCATGGTCAGAGTTGGCCTCAGACCGGGTGAGATTTGAGCGAAAGCTTGCAGAGGTGAGGGAATTACGTGCCTATACCAGGGAAGACAGAGGGACCAGCTAGAGCAAAGACCCTGAGGTATGTGCACAGCTGGTGTGATTTGGAAGCAGCCTGGAGGCCAGTGTGGCAGAACAGAATGTAGTAGTAGATGGAGGGAAAGGTGGGTGTGCCGTATTGGAAGGGGCTTGTGACCTTCCAGTGTGGCCTGTGGTGAGGACTTTGGCTTTTCTTCTGAGTGAAGCGAGAATGATGAGAGGGTTATGAGCAGGAAAAGAGTGGGAATTTAGAATTTAACAGGATCCTTCTGACTGCTGAGTGTAAAATGGAGTTGCAGGGGCAAAGGTGGAAGCAGGAGACCACCAAGGAAAAGATGACTATAGTAGTCCTGATGATTGATGGTAGTACTGGCAAGGGAGGCAGTCAGAAGGGGATAGAGTCTGGATCTATTTTGAAGGTGGAGTAACAGGTTTCCTGTCAGACTGGCTGTAAAGGTGTGAGAGGGGCTTTAAAGTGCTTACCTTGATCCTGTGGTCCATTATGTGACCATTATTGGTAGCCTATGTAGAAGGTATTTCATAGCCAGGATTCTGGGAGGGAGTGAGCCCTTCGGGAATGGGGCAGAGGACAGTTGCAACTGCTATTGGTCTTTACCACCACCTTCCTCACCACAGTCCCGGAAAGCCAGCGCCACATGCAGCTCTGCCACAGCAGCAGCCTCCAGTGGTCTTGAGGAGTGGACCAGCCGGTCCCCAAGGCAGCGGAGTTCAGCGTCGTCACCTGAGCACCCTGAGCTGCATGCTGAGCTGGGCATCAAGCCCCCTTCCCCAGGCACTGTCTTAGCTCTTGCCAAACCTCCTTCACCCTGTGCACCAGGTCAGTGACTTGCTGATAGGGAGCATGCAGGGGTCAGGAAGTCCTGCCTAGGCCCTGAGCCCTGCCTTTGACTGTCTGTCTGCCCCAGGTACAAGCAGCCAGTTCTCGACAGGGGCCGACCGGGCTACTTCCCCCCTCGTGTCCCTCTACCCTGCTCTGGAGTGCCGGGCCCTCATTCAGCAGATGTCCCCCTCCGCCTTTGGTAAGCCTCTTCTCTCTAGGGTCTAGGGGCCAGCTGGGAGTTGGGGAGAGATGGAAGAAGCAGCTGGTCCTGAAAAGGGGGCTTCTGGAGCCTCTGGACATCTCCTCAGGAAAAGCGAGTTTTTCAGGCCCAAGAGTCTGTCCCAGAGGGGATGAGTGGGATTTTGTAGGCTCAGAGGAGCCTTCTCCTTAGAGAAAAAAGTGGTAGGGGTCTGAATGGGATCTCTCCAGAGCCAAGAATCAGCAGAGGGCAAGGAGAAAGCAGGCTTAAAGTGCTGTGTCattcttttccccttcctcttgCCCAGCAGGTCTGAATGACTGGGATGATGATGAGATCCTAGCCTCGGTGCTGGCAGTGTCCCAACAGGAATACCTAGACagtatgaagaaaaacaaagtgcaCAGAGACCCACCCCCAGACAAGAGTTGATGGAGACCCAGAGACTGGAGACCATTTCCCAATCCCCACCACTCCTGCCCTCTGGTGCCACCCCACCTTCTTTGGCTTTCTTCCCTCttgccttcttccttctttccgcTTCTTTCgctcctccccacttccctctggcTGGCCCACCCCTGCGCACCCTCTCATcgctgccaccaccaccaccatcatctgtCTCTTCGCCAGCTGATGTGCCCTGTTTCCCCTGCACAGCACCATCCCTGCATTCCACAGGGGACTTGGGCAAGGGTGCTGAAGGTAGGCGAGGGGCACACAGAGACAAACCAACTGGCAGCCAGGCAGCCCCAGAGGAGAGACAGCAACGTCTCCCTGCCCCCTATTCCTTCCAAGATCAGAAACTTGTCACCCTACCTTCACAAATGAtaccagggaggtgggaggaagaagTGGGAAAAAATCCCCTTCCCAGTACCCTTATAAGGTCTGAGCCTTCAATGTTGaggtttttctttattaaaatatacttttatcttATAAAATCAATCAGTGGTGTAGACAACAGATTGGCTCTATGAAGGTGACATCTCTCTGGTTTGGAGGCAGGTAGGCCACGGGGCACAAAGATGTGGTTGAGGAACCTGGCCTCCAGCTCTGTGGAGATGGGCAGGATCTAGAGTATAagccagggtggggtgggagggcaggaaggggcaGGTGTCAAGTGGGCTTTGGACAATGAGACTCTGACCTCGCTGCATTCCTTAtgcttccaccaccaccaccagtcttTTTGGAATCTCAGGGCGG from Bubalus bubalis isolate 160015118507 breed Murrah chromosome X, NDDB_SH_1, whole genome shotgun sequence encodes the following:
- the OTUD5 gene encoding OTU domain-containing protein 5 isoform X4, coding for MTILPKKKPPPPDGDPANEPPPPGPLPPAPRRGGGVGVGGGGTGVGGGDRDRDSGVVGARPRASPPPQGPLPGPPGALHRWALAVPPGAVAGPRPQQASPPPCGGPGGPGGGPGDALGYNSEDEYEAAAARIEAMDPATVEQEHWFEKALRDKKGFIIKQMKEDGACLFRAVADQVYGDQDMHEVVRKHCMDYLMKNADYFSNYVTEDFTTYINRKRKNNCHGNHIEMQAMAEMYNRPVEVYQYSTEPINTFHGIHQNEDEPIRVSYHRNIHYNSVVNPNKATIGVGLGLPSFKPGFAEQSLMKNAIKTSEESWIEQQMLEDKKRATDWEATNEAIEEQVARESYLQWLRDQEKQARQVRGPSQSRKASATCSSATAAASSGLEEWTSRSPRQRSSASSPEHPELHAELGIKPPSPGTVLALAKPPSPCAPGTSSQFSTGADRATSPLVSLYPALECRALIQQMSPSAFAGLNDWDDDEILASVLAVSQQEYLDSMKKNKVHRDPPPDKS
- the OTUD5 gene encoding OTU domain-containing protein 5 isoform X1, producing MTILPKKKPPPPDGDPANEPPPPGPLPPAPRRGGGVGVGGGGTGVGGGDRDRDSGVVGARPRASPPPQGPLPGPPGALHRWALAVPPGAVAGPRPQQASPPPCGGPGGPGGGPGDALGTAATGVGAAGVVVGVGGAVGVGGCCSGPGHSKRRRQAPGVGAVGGGSPEREEVGAGYNSEDEYEAAAARIEAMDPATVEQQEHWFEKALRDKKGFIIKQMKEDGACLFRAVADQVYGDQDMHEVVRKHCMDYLMKNADYFSNYVTEDFTTYINRKRKNNCHGNHIEMQAMAEMYNRPVEVYQYSTEPINTFHGIHQNEDEPIRVSYHRNIHYNSVVNPNKATIGVGLGLPSFKPGFAEQSLMKNAIKTSEESWIEQQMLEDKKRATDWEATNEAIEEQVARESYLQWLRDQEKQARQVRGPSQSRKASATCSSATAAASSGLEEWTSRSPRQRSSASSPEHPELHAELGIKPPSPGTVLALAKPPSPCAPGTSSQFSTGADRATSPLVSLYPALECRALIQQMSPSAFAGLNDWDDDEILASVLAVSQQEYLDSMKKNKVHRDPPPDKS
- the OTUD5 gene encoding OTU domain-containing protein 5 isoform X3, giving the protein MTILPKKKPPPPDGDPANEPPPPGPLPPAPRRGGGVGVGGGGTGVGGGDRDRDSGVVGARPRASPPPQGPLPGPPGALHRWALAVPPGAVAGPRPQQASPPPCGGPGGPGGGPGDALGYNSEDEYEAAAARIEAMDPATVEQQEHWFEKALRDKKGFIIKQMKEDGACLFRAVADQVYGDQDMHEVVRKHCMDYLMKNADYFSNYVTEDFTTYINRKRKNNCHGNHIEMQAMAEMYNRPVEVYQYSTEPINTFHGIHQNEDEPIRVSYHRNIHYNSVVNPNKATIGVGLGLPSFKPGFAEQSLMKNAIKTSEESWIEQQMLEDKKRATDWEATNEAIEEQVARESYLQWLRDQEKQARQVRGPSQSRKASATCSSATAAASSGLEEWTSRSPRQRSSASSPEHPELHAELGIKPPSPGTVLALAKPPSPCAPGTSSQFSTGADRATSPLVSLYPALECRALIQQMSPSAFAGLNDWDDDEILASVLAVSQQEYLDSMKKNKVHRDPPPDKS
- the OTUD5 gene encoding OTU domain-containing protein 5 isoform X2 gives rise to the protein MTILPKKKPPPPDGDPANEPPPPGPLPPAPRRGGGVGVGGGGTGVGGGDRDRDSGVVGARPRASPPPQGPLPGPPGALHRWALAVPPGAVAGPRPQQASPPPCGGPGGPGGGPGDALGTAATGVGAAGVVVGVGGAVGVGGCCSGPGHSKRRRQAPGVGAVGGGSPEREEVGAGYNSEDEYEAAAARIEAMDPATVEQQEHWFEKALRDKKGFIIKQMKEDGACLFRAVADQVYGDQDMHEVVRKHCMDYLMKNADYFSNYVTEDFTTYINRKRKNNCHGNHIEMQAMAEMYNRPVEVYQYSTEPINTFHGIHQNEDEPIRVSYHRNIHYNSVVNPNKATIGVGLGLPSFKPGFAEQSLMKNAIKTSEESWIEQQMLEDKKRATDWEATNEAIEEQVARESYLQWLRDQEKQARQVRGPSQSRKASATCSSATAAASSGLEEWTSRSPRQRSSASSPEHPELHAELGIKPPSPGTVLALAKPPSPCAPGTSSQFSTGADRATSPLVSLYPALECRALIQQMSPSAFGLNDWDDDEILASVLAVSQQEYLDSMKKNKVHRDPPPDKS